Genomic segment of Anaerolineae bacterium:
GGTTGCTCATGGGGCATCCCCCTTGCGTTGATAGCTCGACCGGTTGTGGTGTGTTGGAAGCGGATTGGGGTCAGCGCCGCCCAGGAAGCGATCCGGTGCGTCTGCCCCGCCAGCCAATCTCGTCGTCGGGTTCCGGTTCAGAGGGGTGGGGTGCTTCGCCAGCCTGGCTGGCACGCTTAAGTGGATTCGGGCCAAGCGTCCTGATGCGGTCGGTCATCGTCCGGGCTGCTGCGGCGAAGGCCTGGGCCTGGCTGCCGGACATGAAGAATATCTCCAGCCGGTCCCCGCCCAGACCGATAGCGTCGAGGATTTGCCTGGCGCGTTGTACCCGGGCCAGCCCGCGCTCGTTGCCGCGCACATGGTGACAGTTGCCGATGGGGCAGGCGACCAGGTAGACGCCGTCAGCCCCTTGCTCAAAGGCTTCCAGCAAATAGCGGATGTCGGTCTTGCCGGTGCAGGGCAGCCGCACGAATTTGACATTGGCGGGATACTGCACGTCCATGATGCCGGCAGTGTCAGCGGCCATATAGCCGCAATAGATGCAATAAAAAGCGGTGATCTCCGGCTCAAACGGCTGTTGAGCGCTCATCAGGTGGCCTCCCCCGGCATGGCGGCGGGCAGCCAGCTCCCCAACCCGCCGATGGGCCGGAGCATCATCTGGTCATCGGTGTAATGGACAAGCTGGATGGCGTTGGCCGGGCACTCAGCGGTGCAAGTGCCACAGCCCTGGCACTGAGCCGGATCGATGAACGCTGCGCCGCCTAGCCCGCCAACACCGGTCCGCCCCTCCTGCTGGATGACCTGGGGGATGGCAAAGGGACAGACACGGGTGCAGGTCAGGCAACCGACGCATTTCTGCGGATCGACACGAGCGACCACGCCGCCCAGGTAAAGTGATTGCTGGGCCAGGAGCGGCAGCGCCCGCGCGGCGGCGGCCAACGCATGGCTGATGCTCTCCTCGATGAACTTGGGGTAATGAGCCATCCCCGCCAGGAAGATCCCCTCGCGCATAAAGTCCATGGGCCGCAACTTAATCTGTGCTTCGGCGAAGAAGTGTTCACTGGAGAGCGGCACGCGCAGCATCTTTGCCAGCGCTTCCGTGCCTTCCGCCGGGGCAATGGCCATGCTCAGGGGTACCAGGTCAGCGGGTAGCTCCAGATCGCAGTTGAGCGAAAGGTCACGCACCCGGACGCGCAGGCGCTGACCATCGTGGATGACCTGCGGTGGGGCATCATCGGTATAACGGATGAATACCACCCCGTGATTGCGCGCTTCGGTGTAGTAGGCCTCGCGGAATCCATAGGTCACGATGTTCTTGTAGAGCACACTGACCCGGCAATTGGGGTTGAATAGCCTGAGGCGCACGGCGTTCTTCATCGCATTGGTGCAGCAGACCCGCGAACAGTATTCGGGCGTATCTTCGGGTCGTACACACTGGATCATCACCACGTCGCGCAACCGGGCGATCTCCTCCGGCGCGTGAATGATCTTCTCCTCCAGTTGTCGCTGGGTGATGACGCCTGGTAGTTCCAGCAGAGGGTGCTGATCGGTTTCGCGTCCGCCGGTTGCCACGATGGTCACGCCATACTCGATCTCGCGGTCTTCGGTGGAGCCATCAGGGTATGTGGTGCGCAGGACGACGCGGAAGAAGCCGACATGTCCCTGGTGGCTGATGACCTCGGTGCGCGTGTGGACCGTGATGCGCTGGTGCGCACGCACCCGGTTGACGAGATCGCGCAACAGACGCTGGGGGTGGTAGCCCTCGGCCACATAGTGGATCTGCAGCAGGTTGCCACCCAGCATCTCTGTGCGTTCAACCAGATGGACATGGTAGCCGCTATCGGCGATGGACAGTGCAGCAGTCATCCCGGCCACGCCACCGCCGATCACCAGGGCTGTTGGGCGGCAGCGGTGACGATCCTTGTGGACAGGTTGGGCCGCCATCACCCGCCCGACAGCTACCCGAACAAGCTCCTGTGCCTTGCGCTGGGCAAGGGCCGGTTGCTGGCGGTGGACACGGCTACACTGTTCCCGCAGGTTGACCACTTCCAGCAGGTAAGGATTAAGACCGACCATGCGGACTGCCCGCTGGAATAGCGGCTCATGGGTACGGTTGCTACAGGCGGCCACCACGATACGATTGAGCTTCTCATTCTGGATTCGCGCCTGGAGGTGTTCCAGCCGCTCGGGCAAACAGGCGAAGTCAATGACGCCAGCGGCGACGACGCCGGGCAGTCGTTCAGCCGCCTGGGCCAGGGCTGGCAGGTCGAGCACGGCGCTGATGGTGCCGCCACAGGTGCAGGCGAAAACCCCAACGCGTGGCGGTTCGCCACTGACATCGCGTTCGGGCGGCACGCCATCAGGAGCCAGGAACGGCCATTCGCGGGAATAGGGGTGTGTGTTCAGTCGGTCGTTCAACAGGCGCATGGCTTCGGCGGCGGCGCCGCTGGCATCGATGATCGTCTCGGCGATCTCTTTGGGCGAGGAGAACGCGCCACAGACGAATATCCCCGGCCTGCTGGTTTGCAGGGGGGTGAATTTGTCTGTCTGGCAGAAGCCGTACTCGTTCAACTCGATACCGAGCAGATTCGCCAGGTGCCGCGCCCCTTCCGGCGGTTGCAGTCCGGCGGCCAGCACCACCATCTCGGCGGTCTCCTGGTGTAGCGTTCCGTCCGGTTCGGCGTAATCCAGGACAAGGTTGTGCGTGGTAGGGTCCTCATGGATTCCGGAAACACGGCTGCGGATGTAGCGGACGCCATGTTTCTTCCGCGCCCTGGCAAAATAGGAACTGTACTCCTTGTTGAAGGCGCGTTCATCCATGATGAAGATCGTGCAGTTGACATCACTGCCTAAACGCTGCTTGGCCAGCATCGCCTCTTTGGTCGCCACCATACAGCAAATGGAGGAGCAATAGCGGTTTTGCTGATCGCGGGAGCCGATGCACTGCAGCCAGGCGATAGAGCGCGGGCGCTGATGATCAGAGGGTCGGATCACGATGCCCTCTGTCGGTCCAGAGCGGCTGGCCAGCCGTTCGTAATGCATAGCGTGCAGCACGTTGGGGTAACGACCGTAGCCCAGTTCTTCCAGTGGTGTGGGATCATAAATCTGGAAGCCCAGAGCCAGGATCAGAGCGCCCACTTCCACAGTCAGCAATCGGGGCTGTTCGGACAGATCGATAGCGGCGCTGGGACAGGCATCAGCGCAACGGTTGCAGGAGACGCAATATGGCCCCCGCTCGATCACGTAAGTGTCTGGCACAGCGCGGGCGGCTACTTTGTGGATCGCCTTGTGGGGGGTCATGCCCTGCTGGTAAGGGTCAGGAAGCTCAGCCGGGCAGACTTCAGTGCAACGCCCGCAACCGGTACACCGCGCCGGATCGACATAGCGCGGGTCCTGGCGCAGTGAAACAGTAAAATCGCCGGCCTGGCCCTGCACGTCTAGGACGTGCGTGCCAGTCAGAACGGTGATGTTGGGATGCTGATTGTGGGGTATGTAAGCGGGGGAGATGGAGGGGCGGGTGCAGCCGTAACCATGATCCGGGGTACCCCGGCAGAGCACGCAATCGTGCTGGGGAAACATAAAACCAAGTTGCGCTACCCGCCCGCCTAGACAGGGCGTTTGCTCCACAAGATACACGCGCAGCCCGGCATCCGCCAGATCCAGGGCGGCGCGCATACCCCCGATGCCTCCACCGACGACCATCACAGCGCCGGTCGGTAGGCCTTCCCTCTGGTTTGCTGGAGCCATGGTTCCCCCTGACCCTCAACGCATGGCCAGCCAGACAGCAGTGCAACCGTATAATCTATTATAGGGAAGAGTTTGCTTTCACGTCAATTTGGGTGAGGATATTCACAAATGGAAATGGACCGTTCACGCAAGTGCTATGCACCTGTAAGCCTGCGGACAGTGAGGATCGTGCCTGCTGTTGGCGCGGGGCGCAACAATACAGAGGCCCCGGCTCAGAGAGTAGATGCGCCGGGGGCGAACAACGTTGGTGTGGGGGCTCTTGTACTGCCGTAGCCTGACTGTCGGGGGGGAATTAAATGGGCCGGGCAACAGTCATGTTGAACTGCCGGTTACGGCTTATACACCTCCGTGTTACGGTTGACTTCCTCGATGACCCGGATAGCGACTTCGTCCCCCGCCTGTGCTGACGTGATGTTCTGGTGGTTGACCTGCATGGAGGTGACATCCTGCTCAAACAGGACAAAGCCGCGCTTGACAAACTGGACGTGGTCGCCAACGGCCAGAGGCCGCTCCAGCTGAACCACAGCCACACGGATACGGTCGAAGTAGTGGGTGACCTTGCCAACCCTGACGCCGGTCATGGCAGCCCTCCTGAACCTCACTGCTTTCTACCATTGTAAGGCTTTTTGCCTCAGAGATTGCGCCCGGATTTTGCCGCCAGCGCCTGGCGCTGGTAGTGCTGGTTTCGCTCACGATCGGCTGTCTGCCAGGGGCGCTTGAGGCCTTCTCCGGCGGTATTCCGAATGCAGCGCTGATGCACCTGGCAGATGCCTGTTACGGAGGGCGGGTCGCCAGCAAGATGGCGCAGTCAGTATTCGGTGGAGTGCGGTATATTGCCCGAAAGCACAGAATGAGTTCCGGCTCGCCAGGCGCACCGTCCTGGCCAGGCCGGAACTCATCTTTTTTGCGGAACTCCTTAGCGTCCGGGTACGGGTGCAGCGGGGGAGAACATACGTCCCGGCATTGTGGTTGGTCAGCAGATTATTCGATACGTTTGTTGATCCGCGCGCCCAGCCGCAGCCAGCCAATGCGGCCATCTTCCCTGCGGAGGAATTCCGCCCGTAT
This window contains:
- a CDS encoding hydrogenase iron-sulfur subunit; this translates as MSAQQPFEPEITAFYCIYCGYMAADTAGIMDVQYPANVKFVRLPCTGKTDIRYLLEAFEQGADGVYLVACPIGNCHHVRGNERGLARVQRARQILDAIGLGGDRLEIFFMSGSQAQAFAAAARTMTDRIRTLGPNPLKRASQAGEAPHPSEPEPDDEIGWRGRRTGSLPGRR
- a CDS encoding CoB--CoM heterodisulfide reductase iron-sulfur subunit A family protein, coding for MAPANQREGLPTGAVMVVGGGIGGMRAALDLADAGLRVYLVEQTPCLGGRVAQLGFMFPQHDCVLCRGTPDHGYGCTRPSISPAYIPHNQHPNITVLTGTHVLDVQGQAGDFTVSLRQDPRYVDPARCTGCGRCTEVCPAELPDPYQQGMTPHKAIHKVAARAVPDTYVIERGPYCVSCNRCADACPSAAIDLSEQPRLLTVEVGALILALGFQIYDPTPLEELGYGRYPNVLHAMHYERLASRSGPTEGIVIRPSDHQRPRSIAWLQCIGSRDQQNRYCSSICCMVATKEAMLAKQRLGSDVNCTIFIMDERAFNKEYSSYFARARKKHGVRYIRSRVSGIHEDPTTHNLVLDYAEPDGTLHQETAEMVVLAAGLQPPEGARHLANLLGIELNEYGFCQTDKFTPLQTSRPGIFVCGAFSSPKEIAETIIDASGAAAEAMRLLNDRLNTHPYSREWPFLAPDGVPPERDVSGEPPRVGVFACTCGGTISAVLDLPALAQAAERLPGVVAAGVIDFACLPERLEHLQARIQNEKLNRIVVAACSNRTHEPLFQRAVRMVGLNPYLLEVVNLREQCSRVHRQQPALAQRKAQELVRVAVGRVMAAQPVHKDRHRCRPTALVIGGGVAGMTAALSIADSGYHVHLVERTEMLGGNLLQIHYVAEGYHPQRLLRDLVNRVRAHQRITVHTRTEVISHQGHVGFFRVVLRTTYPDGSTEDREIEYGVTIVATGGRETDQHPLLELPGVITQRQLEEKIIHAPEEIARLRDVVMIQCVRPEDTPEYCSRVCCTNAMKNAVRLRLFNPNCRVSVLYKNIVTYGFREAYYTEARNHGVVFIRYTDDAPPQVIHDGQRLRVRVRDLSLNCDLELPADLVPLSMAIAPAEGTEALAKMLRVPLSSEHFFAEAQIKLRPMDFMREGIFLAGMAHYPKFIEESISHALAAAARALPLLAQQSLYLGGVVARVDPQKCVGCLTCTRVCPFAIPQVIQQEGRTGVGGLGGAAFIDPAQCQGCGTCTAECPANAIQLVHYTDDQMMLRPIGGLGSWLPAAMPGEAT